CAAGGTGCGCGCGTTGCTACCGGCAGAGGACGGGGAAACCATCGCCCTCGTCTCATCGCAGGCGTATGGCGTGCAGCAGAAACGGAAGCACGCAGGCGGGACACCCCATAGCCCACAGCCTTCCATCGTCCGTCTGGAGCCAAAGGAGGTACTGCTGGGTCCCGTCCGTCAGGGAGAGCGGTGTATGGCCAAGGTGTCGGTGCGTTCCACCAACAGGAAGCCGCTGGACGCTCAGCTGGTCTCGCAACCGGGATGGCTGTATGTGCATCCCACCGTCTTACGCCGCAAACAGCAGGTGGTTACCCTGACCGCCGACACGAGCATGGTCTCTGCGCAGGGCAAACTGGCGGACACGGTACAATTCCTCAATGGAGGACATCGCATTGTGATACCGGTACAGCTGGAGGTGTTGCCGCCGCGCCCACAGTTCGGGCAGGTGGCACACTGGTATGTACCCCTGTATGTTGCCTGCCTGATACCGCTCTTCACGGTGGTATTGGGTACGGCGCAATGGGCGCGATGGATGCCTATCGGTCTGGAGTTAACAGGATTGTTGGGCGCGATGCTGGCATTGATCACCGTAGGAGCGCAGCTTCGTTCTGGTGAGCGGTTAGGCGCAGTGCTGCTGATGCTGACGGGGCTGTCGGCGACGGGCACCTATCTGGGCGTACTGGGTGAACCCCAAAATCACCCGCAGGGTCGGGTTGCGGTGGAACTGCTGACCATCATGGGGGCGGTGCTGCTTCTGCAGGTGTTCACGACGCGCAGGTGGAAGTGGTGGGCATGGGTGTTGGTAGGGCTATCTTTGACGCTTTCGTGGGGCATCACGTCTATGATTTGAGAGTGAGTATAATGAGGCTGGTGGGCTGCTGATGACCGAGAACCCGTTTCCTGGCATGAACCCATATCTGGAAGACCCGCGCCTGTGGTCGGGGGTGCATCACCGATTCATTACATACCTTGCGGATGAGCTGAACGTTTCCCTTCCTGAAGGCTATGCCGCCGACATCGATGAGCGGGTGTATGTGGAGCGTGCGGATACAGCGCGGGTGATTTATCCCGACGTGACCATCTCGCGCCCCGTTGGCTCTCCAGGCAGCCCACCAGCGGCGCAAACCGTCGCGCTGGCAGACCCGCCCGTGAAGGTGGAACTGCACCCTTACCCCGTGCGCGAACCCTTCATCCAGATTTACGCCATCCGCAAGGGCAGGCGCGAACTGGTTACCGTGATTGAACTGCTCAGCCCTGCCAATAAGACGCCCGGCGCGCAGGGCAGGGAGTTGTATCTGCAAAAGCAGCGCGACCTCATCCGCAGTACCACGCACCTGATGGAGATTGACCTGTTGCACGTGGGGGAGCATACGGTTTTGGTGCCGCGCGGGTTGCT
The Bacillota bacterium DNA segment above includes these coding regions:
- a CDS encoding serine/threonine protein kinase, with amino-acid sequence MALSPIGKYERVDVLGYGATGIVYLAWDTLLRKQVALKEINVQAGDMERFLEEARLLDRLRHPNIVQVHSVDKVDGKVLIAMEYVPGVNLQELLRQQGKLPVSKALDIAIQVLDALDYAHQNHTIHRDIKPGNILIRKDDVVKLVDFGLATILGTGSYAGGAGTYVYMAPEDFEEEEHSDYRSDLWAVGVTLYEMVTGRRPFNAANPKNPFSWQEAVQKQQPSPLQESVADVPAALQTVIDRALAKRKEDRYATASEFADALRKVRALLPAEDGETIALVSSQAYGVQQKRKHAGGTPHSPQPSIVRLEPKEVLLGPVRQGERCMAKVSVRSTNRKPLDAQLVSQPGWLYVHPTVLRRKQQVVTLTADTSMVSAQGKLADTVQFLNGGHRIVIPVQLEVLPPRPQFGQVAHWYVPLYVACLIPLFTVVLGTAQWARWMPIGLELTGLLGAMLALITVGAQLRSGERLGAVLLMLTGLSATGTYLGVLGEPQNHPQGRVAVELLTIMGAVLLLQVFTTRRWKWWAWVLVGLSLTLSWGITSMI
- a CDS encoding DUF4058 family protein, with the translated sequence MTENPFPGMNPYLEDPRLWSGVHHRFITYLADELNVSLPEGYAADIDERVYVERADTARVIYPDVTISRPVGSPGSPPAAQTVALADPPVKVELHPYPVREPFIQIYAIRKGRRELVTVIELLSPANKTPGAQGRELYLQKQRDLIRSTTHLMEIDLLHVGEHTVLVPRGLLVQREWDYVVCLHKAGWEGGTAWVWLWSLRDRLPRVSVPLAEGDADVVIDLQEVLNRVYREGRYWALVDYTAEPPMPLRQEDKEWVRTVLREQGVG